gatttCCCTCCCCGTTTATGCTGAGACTGGCTTGGCCCCTCCCAACCAGTGGGATTCCATGGGCCCTGATTGGCTGACTGTCAGGTGGATCTGCATGACGCTAAAATCTCAAGGATTGGTTTGGAGGAGAGGTGGGACTTTGGGGCATGATTTCCACACCAGGAAGTGCACCTGGGCCTTTCTAcctgccaagcaggtgctcttGCGCTGGATCACTGTTGCCTCCCTGTATGATGTCTTGCTTGAACTTAAGCCAGGCTCATTTGCACTGGTTGTACTGAGGCTGAATTCATGTATTTGCTTGCCCTTGTAAGGTGTATGTGTATGGAGGGTACAAATTCCTCCCCTTATCTAAGAGTATGGAATGGATACCAAGCAATTTAGGCTGCTGTTCCTGCTCTGAATGGCCCACACTTAGTGTTCCCACTGGGCTGAAACAAGAATAAAAGCATTGATCTCCTTCAGGCAAGCAGAAAACAGAGAGGAAAGAAGTGGGTATGACAGCTGGGCAGAGGAACACATAAGGCATATTGTTGGCAGAGGATTTCACTGTGCCCACTTCCATCCCAGGCTGTGGGCTTTGCAGCAGTGGAGGCGGCGGCACCCTTTTTATCACTGCCGTGCGGTATATGTGAGATCAGCGGAATTAAATGTcgcttttccttcccacccacaaaGAAGGGAGAAAACAGAAAGGGACAGCGGGGAGGTTGCCGATTTGGAAGAAGTGCAGTTTCAGATTGTGTTGCCATTGGAGACAGGGCCCAAGCAGCAGCCAGTACGTTTTATACTTCGTCCATTCCGCGCAGCACAAATAAGACCTAAAACCCGAGAACCTAAAAAATTGTGTCTTGGGAAGGAATACCCACACTGCTTTTTTCCCAAGACAGCCTCAGGACACCTTGTTTCAGTTCAAGGtgtgttttcctgaaaatgctTCAAggtgcaccttttccccttaaGGCAGCTGCAAAgacgtcccctgcctggctgtgcgaaATGCCAAGCTCAGGAGGTAGCTTATTTTATCCACCttaccattttgctctctgatcagttccatcatcataagaacataagagagagcctgctggatcagaccagagtccatctagtccagctctctgctactcgcagtggcccaccaggtgcctttgggagctcacaggcagggtgtgaaagcaatggccttcggcagctgctgctcctgagcacctggtctgctcaggcatttgcaatctgagatcaaagaggatcaagattggtagccatacatcgacttctctccataaatctgtccaagccccttttaaagctatcctatCTGCTTATGTCTGACAttttctccctgtctccatttgctgaaggttcctccaggatgtttgctctgcatgctCTGGGCACTTTTTTGACCCACATAGCTGTACTCTGCTTGTCCTGCCAATCTGGCAATATATaggtttcctattttttttttatttttgaggagctgtcttgggtagacctgtcctctgacagtcttatttttctgtgcagttaaaaaaaactctaagatgtccatggagggcaggtctactcagtgtgtctcaatgggaggtaaagcagCTCTCTGAGTGGGTAAGATTCTCTTaagtgtctgtgtatcttcaaagataggtccttgaattttttaaaaaatgaaaactgtatattgcctgAATCGGCAGGACAAGCTgggtacttttcaggctgaaatggtgcccaggaccggagccagtggtgggatccaaaaattttagtaacaggttccctcgccagccccccctcagcaaagggggcagaggcgtacctaggcaaacctgagccctgggcaaaacctgagttggatgcccccccatgggcagccaccccactcaATAATGCgacccccaaaaaaaaattttttttttgcacccaggtcatttctaaatcatcatctgCATTATAGCCATTACTTTAATTCAGAAATCTGAACTTACCTTAATGGTGAAACACACATGGTTCCCTTTGATAGGAgacaggtgagataaaaggtaatgAAAGGCTGAGGAATCAATggttgcagtacctgaaagggattcacccagttcagggagtgacattattagtcgcaattgctatatggaaccttcacgttcaaaggcaggatgcctcttggggaggcgagggcgtggagacagaaaagcggacccaatgagtcaccccctcttggcacacacaaataattagtaaccccctctcgggaactggtgagagcctgctggatcccacctctgaccggagcctgcagagcagacgtcctggggcaatcttcagTAAATGGAGGCAGGGGAAAATCCcctcaccagcacacaaaatggaggcagggagagtcCCTTCACCAGCACAAGCGGAGGGCGAAACTGGCCAGAAAGTGAAACGGTTGAGCTAGAAAAGGCCTCtgttcccctctgatgcctttgctgtctagaaccaaaccagcagccgcctcttttaaagacatcccctggaCATCTGGTTTTGGGTGtctggagtgaaaagaagcagtcgcctctttttgagatgtcccacagatgtcttttttgtgctgtccGGAACGGATGCTCCTTGACTGGCCTGAGCCCTCCCCTGCTGggccctccccttttcctgccgcCGCCCACTTTTCCTGCTTGATAGTCTTTCCGAGGGACTCTGGTCTTCTCAGTTCAATGAGGCTAAAGaacagtagcctcagtttagccattttagcttccagggacagttcaggtttgatttgatctagaactcactgattCTTTTtgggcagtccacagtatccgtGACACTTTCTTCTGACACCCCATTTCAAAGGAATTAACTTTCTTCCTGCctgttttcttcattgtctagtacacacacacacatacctagtAACAGGGAATACGATGGCATGAATTCGTTtggtcttggttgccagtgacctATCCTCATACTTCCAaatattttctagctccttcaggagcagcagtggcgtaggaggttaagagctcatatatctaatctggaggaaccgggtttgattccctgctctgccgcctgagctgtggaggcttatctggggaattcagattagcctgtacactcccacacacgccagctggctgaccttgggctagtcacagcttctcagagctctctcagccccacccacctcacagggtgtttgttgtgaggggggaagggcaaggagattgtcagcccctttgagtctccttacaggagagaaaggggggatataaatccaaaactcttctcttcttctcttcatggctgcctttctgtaaggaacctcaaaaggACTAGAAACAAagcaactgtgttcagttcatttatttcataaacttcgatGATCtcaatacacgcaatgcggacTCTGACCTTCCCAGACCAAACatgtcgcttttatggacacggtggcccccctccccaaactcccaggcACATTTCCCACAATAGAGCAAAagcaagcttcaaacacacaagctgAAATCATACAAGATAAGCGTAGCAATGTTAAAGGCAGTAACCCTCCGGGGCGCACAGCCCAGACGGAGGAATGCGCCAAGGTCAGAATGATGGGGAAGAAACACAGATCAGCCACCTTCCTTACACTTTCCCAGCCTCAATCTCCTTCAGATTTTTGGGTTGCAGTCAACAGAATAATGTGTTTATTGTTCCTGTCACCTCCTCTGTAAAAAGGGCCATCAAAGGGTCCAATAAGGCTTTCTGCTGGTGACTTCCAGTCAAAAGGCATCTCATATTTTTTAAGAGCATCTGCGTGCCGGCCTTCCCATTCACAGGGCATTCTGCCTATCAGCTtaggaccatggtggcaaacctttggcactccagatgttatggactacaattcccatcagtccctgccagcatgggactgatgggaattgtagtccataacttatcCCCTAAAATTATAAAGGTCCTTCGGCTACCATATAGACTCCCTGAGAACTATGTAATGTAATGTGGATCAGTTTAGaatgattttgttttcattgcaAGTGTTTTCTCCTGAGTAGTTGCCTTAATTTGTGTCTCTTGTCATTTATTGTTTTCTTGCCTGATAAAAGGAGTTGTGTTTATTTTAAACTCATTAGGTCAAAGAAGGTCTCTGTCAGTTTTTCTGGAAAGAGGCCTGACATACAACCGATAATATTTCCTTGTGCTGCCAGAGAGATGTTTGAACTGAGTAGGCCTAATCGGCGTGTTTTATGCTGCTGTATTCAGGTCATGAGGCTTTTAAATCTCCAAGAGGCGAATGCAGTGTAGGCCTTTGGATTGGGTGTGATTTGCCCCAGCTGTTTGATGTTCCAATTCTTCTCTGTCCCCAACTCACTGGGATCTGGTTCCCCGCAGGTGCCTCCTCATCGCTTTCTGTGATTACCCCACAAAAGCTGTTCAGGGTCTACCCTGGCCAGACAGCTTTTCTCCGTCTCTCTCTCCAGTTCCGGCAACCAGAGTGGAAATATTTCCATGCCAAATGGAGATTCCTCACAAAGAATGTGCCCGTCCTTTACTGTGCTGCGGAGTGCAAGGCTGGCTCCAGCTCAGCAAACCACACCTGCGAGTACACTGTGGAGAAGGACGGGGCGTACGAGGCACGGGTGGACGTTCAGGAAGGCTGTTCACTGGTGCTGATGGATGTGTGGCCAGAGGATGCCGGGAAATATGAGGTGCGCGTCCTTGCCCTGGACGAGTCGGGCAGCGCATCCTTGGAGGTGGATGTCCTGGAAGGTAATGGAAGAGATCTGAGCTCCCCAGGGCCACGGCAGCCCCAGGGATCAGCCAACCCTGTGTCAAGAAAAGGAGCACGGGGCCGTTCAGGGTTTCCAATTACAGTGGAGCCCACATTGTCTACAAAAGAaggtaacgggggggggggggcgggcaaaatAGGCCATGCTTGAAAGGTGCATGAAGAACAGAAAAGTCTTAAGATATTGGATGTTCTGGGAAAAGAGATGGGGTGAGCATCCCTCTGCCGGCCATCCCTGCAAGGAAAGCCATCTTGGGCCAAAGGGTCACGGCTACCTTTCTGGACCAAACAAGATGCggctctggcttctgttcataagctctttacttctgTCAGGCCGTTAACAacactcctgcaagcttgagcccACACACCACAGCACTACACCAACCTCTTCCATCCCAACCTGGTTCCTGTTTAGCattctcaggaggttccctccctcctgggagcccCTTGCTCCAACCTCCTAGAGATTGTCGAGCTTGCCCTGCTGACCTGAAGCTGGCTCTTCAACCTttctggccctcctccttgattgcagcctggctggggctgtgctgaCCCCACCTCATTCTCTAAGGCTGCAGtgggctgctgattgcagcttggctagggttgtgctgcctccaccctgttacctggaactgctgaggcttgctcttgctgctcgggttctcctgccatttctctaatgttccttcttgctgctggcttcctggaggtccctgctccaGGGACGGAGAAGAGAATGGTGTAAACTGCATTCCCTTTCGGGAGAAAGGCCAGATATAAATTAAGAAAATAATGGTGATAATAATTAATGTGCATTCAACTCCTAAAGACCACATGCTCTGGGATCTCCTATTTCTCCATTGGGCAAACTGTACTATATAAGGTGAAAAAGTAATCACCCTGGATGGAACTTGTTGGAAGCAATGCGGTGGATCCAAGCCCTCTCCTGTCACTTCACTGGGTCTCTGTGTGGGCATTTGTGGCAAGAAGGGGGGTGGACGTTGCAGCTGCCAGTGAATGGGACTAGATCCTTGGCACACCGGCGACTTTTGAAAGAGTTGCACTGGTGGGACTGAAGCACACTGGCCTTCTCCATTTACTGGGACCAGTTGGAA
The nucleotide sequence above comes from Sphaerodactylus townsendi isolate TG3544 linkage group LG13, MPM_Stown_v2.3, whole genome shotgun sequence. Encoded proteins:
- the LOC125443018 gene encoding uncharacterized protein LOC125443018 isoform X1, with product MLLYSGHEAFKSPRGECSVGLWIGCDLPQLFDVPILLCPQLTGIWFPAGASSSLSVITPQKLFRVYPGQTAFLRLSLQFRQPEWKYFHAKWRFLTKNVPVLYCAAECKAGSSSANHTCEYTVEKDGAYEARVDVQEGCSLVLMDVWPEDAGKYEVRVLALDESGSASLEVDVLEGNGRDLSSPGPRQPQGSANPVSRKGARGRSGFPITVEPTLSTKEGLPSSDLVSWPLRAISAAVHHTAWLPIQPLDHAWTFLIIKWEFVTTNRSRPILVYFVDSCNGTIGEWWERECTIHKTVAVEYQQRVNILRNGTLVIHSVDFKDAGVYQATIWTSSGKVQAAVNLTVIPGQKACLDNHLPWTSKPGQERGRSSAMTGLDKKDGPIDPFHGSTFFGRLGNSHHAFASMPRHHCLIFCKTVVSPAALSHTVM
- the LOC125443018 gene encoding uncharacterized protein LOC125443018 isoform X2, which encodes MLLYSGHEAFKSPRGECSVGLWIGCDLPQLFDVPILLCPQLTGIWFPAGASSSLSVITPQKLFRVYPGQTAFLRLSLQFRQPEWKYFHAKWRFLTKNVPVLYCAAECKAGSSSANHTCEYTVEKDGAYEARVDVQEGCSLVLMDVWPEDAGKYEVRVLALDESGSASLEVDVLEGNGRDLSSPGPRQPQGSANPVSRKGARGRSGFPITVEPTLSTKEGLPSSDLVSWPLRAISAAVHHTAWLPIQPLDHAWTFLIIKWEFVTTNRSRPILVYFVDSCNGTIGEWWERECTIHKTVAVEYQQRVNILRNGTLVIHSVDFKDAGVYQATIWTSSGKVQAAVNLTVIPGQKGTSRSLHLENVARIILAGILLCFLGLLVGEHVWTTICPGPPSQARKGDGALL